The Gadus macrocephalus chromosome 21, ASM3116895v1 genome has a segment encoding these proteins:
- the LOC132449488 gene encoding protein yippee-like 5, producing MGRIFLDHIGGTRLFCCANCDTTLTNRAELISTRFTGATGRAFLFNKVVNLQHSDVQERVMLTGRHMVRDVSCKNCNSKVGWLYEFATEDSQRYKEGRVILERALVRESEGFERTPSDSNS from the exons ATGGGACGGATCTTTCTGGACCACATCGGCGGCACTCGGCTGTTCTGCTGCGCCAACTGTGACACGACGCTGACCAACCGCGCGGAGCTCATCTCCACGCGCTTCACGGGGGCCACGGGCCGAGCCTTCCTCTTCAACAAG GTGGTGAACCTCCAGCACAGCGACGTGCAGGAGCGCGTCATGCTTACCGGAAGGCACATGGTGCGGGACGTGAGCTGCAAGAACTGCAACAGCAAGGTGGGCTGGCTCTACGAGTTCGCCACGGAGGACAGCCAGCGCTACAAGGAGGGCCGCGTCATCCTGGAGAGGGCGCTggtgagggagagtgagggcTTCGAGCGGACTCCTTCAGACTCCAACTCTTGA
- the slc35a1 gene encoding CMP-sialic acid transporter, which produces MANEPVSAAFKLYCLSVMTLVAATYTVALRYTRTISSGDLYFSTTAVCTTEVIKLILSLGMLARETGSPSRLKNSLVEHVFQSPKELLKLSVPSVVYAVQNNMAFLALSNLDAAVYQVTYQLKIPCTALCMVFMLNRSLSRMQWFSVLMLCAGVTLVQWKPAEATKVQIEQNPFLGFVAIAIAVICSGFAGVYFEKVLKSSDTSLWVRNIQMYISGIAVTLFGVCVTDGANVMEKGFFFGYTPWVCFVVFLASVGGLYTSVVVKYTDNIMKGFSAAAAIVISTVASVLLFGLQITVTFASGAMMVCVSIYLYGLPKQEAAKLPQYNADDTEVKQKLITV; this is translated from the exons atggCCAACG AGCCGGTGAGTGCGGCGTTCAAGCTGTACTGCCTGTCTGTGATGACATTGGTGGCAGCGACATACACTGTGGCCCTGCGATACACCAGAACAATATCATCAGGGGACCTGTACTTCTCCACCACTGCTGTGTGCACCACTGAAGTCATCAAATTAATACTGAGTCTTGGGATGTTGGCGAG AGAAACGGGAAGCCCCAGTCGGTTGAAGAATTCTCTGGTGGAACATGTATTTCAAAGCCCCAAAGAACTGCTCAAACTCAGCGTTCCTTCAGTGGTGTATGCTGTGCAGAATAACATGGCCTTCTTGGCCTTAAGCAACCTGGATGCAGCAGTGTATCAG gtGACCTACCAGCTGAAGATCCCGTGCACGGCCCTGTGCATGGTGTTCATGCTGAACCGCTCCCTCAGCAGGATGCAGTGGTTCTCAGTCCTAATGCTATGCGCCGGGGTCACCCTGGTTCAATGGAAGCCTGCAGAAGCCACTAAAGTCCAG ATCGAACAAAACCCCTTTCTGGGTTTTGTAGCCATCGCGATCGCCGTCATTTGTTCTGGGTTTGCAG GTGTTTACTTTGAGAAGGTCCTGAAGAGCTCCGACACGTCCCTGTGGGTGAGGAACATCCAGATGTACATCTCTGGCATCGCGGTCACGCTGTTCggagtgtgtgtgacagacggCGCCAATGTCATGGAAAAGGGCTTCTTCTTCGGCTACACCCCCTGGGTATGCTTTGTCGTGT TCCTGGCCAGTGTGGGGGGTCTATACACCTCGGTTGTGGTGAAGTACACGGACAACATCATGAAGGGCTTctctgccgccgccgccatcgtTATCTCCACGGTGGCGTCGGTCCTCCTGTTCGGTCTGCAGATCA cGGTGACCTTTGCTTCTGGAGCCATGATGGTGTGCGTGTCCATCTACCTGTATGGCCTGCCCAAGCAAGAAGCAGCCAAGCTGCCCCAGTACAATGCTGACGACACAGAGGTCAAACAGAAGTTGATCACTGTCTGA
- the rars2 gene encoding probable arginine--tRNA ligase, mitochondrial isoform X2, with protein sequence MACFFRRSIAAKLARTLHQPEDVFIPALHAAPVSKKRVPVSTLRMKGILPSHGDAQLQAEALANELNKDNVVEEISTGPGGMITFKVHRKLLVEKMLEPFGEEDAMFGFNSELFNTVKKGKTLVEFSSPNIAKKFHAGHLRSTIIGNFIANLKESLGNHVIRMNYLGDWGMQFGLLGAGFEQFGSQEKLNVNPLQHLFDVYVQANKEAEHNKEIQLAAREFFQKLEQHDSQAMSLWQQFREITVKEYQQVYKRLGVPFDVYSGESFHQEQAREVVQLLQTRGLLKTTERGTSVVDVSAEGDMSSCSTVLRSDGTSLYITRDIAAAIDRKEKFNFDEMIYVTDKSQQNHFLHLFHILRLMGHPWAESCRHVSFGLVQGMSTRRGEVVFLEDVLDEARARMLHNMQQATTTKEMADPGDTAEKVGMSALIVQDFRGPLEADYRFDWDRILQAQGDTGVFLQYTHARLRSLIRTNSTMAAKEIDPSLLLEHRSIAILQHLLRFDEVLYQSNRDLQPRHLVTFLTKLSHLVASALRELPVKGSPDDVAQARLRLFSGACSVLASGMRILGIKPVEKM encoded by the exons ATGGCTTGTTTCTTTAGAAGAAGCATTGCTGCAAAG CTGGCAAGGACATTGCATCAACCAGAAGATGTCTTCATTCCAGCCCTTCATGCTGCTCCCGTTTCAAAGAAACG AGTGCCGGTCAGTACGCTCCGGATGAAAGGCATCCTACCGTCACACGGAGATGCGCAGTTGCAGGCAGAAGCGCTGGCCAATGAG TTGAATAAGGACAATGTAGTGGAAGAAATATCGACAGGACCTGGTGGGATGATCACCTTCAAAGTCCACCGTAAACTTCTGGTGGAG AAAATGTTGGAGCCCTTTGGAGAAGAGGATGCGATGTTCGGCTTTAATAGTGAACTTTTCAATACTGTCAAGAAAGGAAAAACGCTGGTGGAATTTAG TTCTCCAAATATTGCAAAGAAATTTCATGCTGGACACTTGCGGTCAACTATCATAG GTAACTTCATCGCCAACCTCAAGGAGTCTCTTGGGAACCATGTTATTCGAATGAACTACCTTGGAGACTGGGGCATGCAGTTTG GTCTGCTTGGGGCTGGCTTTGAACAATTTGGAAGTCAAGAAAAATTGAATGTGAATCCCTTGCAACATCTATTTGAT GTCTATGTTCAAGCAAACAAAGAGGCAGAGCACAATAAGGAAATCCAGCTGGCCGCCAGAGAATTCTTTCAGAAGTTGGAGCAGCATGACAGCCAGGCCATGTCACTATGGCAACAATTCAGGGAAATTACAGTGAAGGAGTACCAGCAGGTTTACAAG CGGTTGGGCGTCCCCTTCGACGTCTACTCCGGGGAGTCCTTCCACCAGGAGCAGGCTCGGGAGGTGGTGCAGCTGCTCCAGACCCGCGGCCTGCTGAAGACCACAGA GAGGGGAACTAGTGTGGTTGACGTCTCCGCAGAGGGTGACATGTCCAGCTGCTCTACCGTGTTACGTAGTGACGGCACCTCGCTCTACATCACCAG aGATATTGCTGCAGCTATAGACCGCAAGGAAAAGTTCAATTTTGATGAGATGATTTATGTG ACAGACAAAAGCCAACAGAATCACTTTCTGCATTTGTTCCACATCCTACGCCTCATGGGACATCCTTGGgctgagag cTGTCGGCACGTGTCCTTCGGCCTGGTCCAGGGCATGAGcaccaggagaggagaggtggtgttTCTGGAGGACGTCCTTGACGAGGCTCGCGCCCGGATGCTCCACAACATGCAGCAGGCAACGA CCACCAAGGAAATGGCCGACCCCGGGGACACGGCGGAGAAGGTTGGGATGAGCGCCCTCATAGTTCAA GACTTTAGAGGCCCGCTGGAGGCAGACTACAGGTTTGACTGGGACCGAATTCTCCAGGCCCAGGGAGACACCGGAGTCTTCCtgcagtacacacacgcacgcctacGAAG TTTGATACGGACTAATAGCACTATGGCAGCCAAGGAAATTGATCCTTCGCTCCTATTGGAGCACAGAAGCATTGCTATCCTGCAGCATCTTCTCCg ATTTGATGAGGTGTTATACCAGTCTAATCGAGACCTGCAACCCAGACACCTTGTCACCTTCCTAACCAAGCTCAG TCACCTGGTGGCCTCTGCCCTCAGGGAGCTGCCAGTCAAAGGAAGCCCTGACGACGTGGCTCAG GCCCGGTTAAGACTGTTCAGCGGTGCCTGCTCAGTCCTAGCCAGTGGAATGAGGATCCTGGGCATTAAGCCTGTGGAGAAAATGTGA
- the rars2 gene encoding probable arginine--tRNA ligase, mitochondrial isoform X3: MACFFRRSIAAKLARTLHQPEDVFIPALHAAPVSKKRQSPDFRVPVSTLRMKGILPSHGDAQLQAEALANELNKDNVVEEISTGPGGMITFKVHRKLLVEKMLEPFGEEDAMFGFNSELFNTVKKGKTLVEFSSPNIAKKFHAGHLRSTIIGNFIANLKESLGNHVIRMNYLGDWGMQFGLLGAGFEQFGSQEKLNVNPLQHLFDVYVQANKEAEHNKEIQLAAREFFQKLEQHDSQAMSLWQQFREITVKEYQQVYKRLGVPFDVYSGESFHQEQAREVVQLLQTRGLLKTTERGTSVVDVSAEGDMSSCSTVLRSDGTSLYITRDIAAAIDRKEKFNFDEMIYVTDKSQQNHFLHLFHILRLMGHPWAESCRHVSFGLVQGMSTRRGEVVFLEDVLDEARARMLHNMQQATTTKEMADPGDTAEKVGMSALIVQDFRGPLEADYRFDWDRILQAQGDTGVFLQYTHARLRSLIRTNSTMAAKEIDPSLLLEHRSIAILQHLLRFDEVLYQSNRDLQPRHLVTFLTKLRELPVKGSPDDVAQARLRLFSGACSVLASGMRILGIKPVEKM; this comes from the exons ATGGCTTGTTTCTTTAGAAGAAGCATTGCTGCAAAG CTGGCAAGGACATTGCATCAACCAGAAGATGTCTTCATTCCAGCCCTTCATGCTGCTCCCGTTTCAAAGAAACG TCAATCTCCTGATTTCAGAGTGCCGGTCAGTACGCTCCGGATGAAAGGCATCCTACCGTCACACGGAGATGCGCAGTTGCAGGCAGAAGCGCTGGCCAATGAG TTGAATAAGGACAATGTAGTGGAAGAAATATCGACAGGACCTGGTGGGATGATCACCTTCAAAGTCCACCGTAAACTTCTGGTGGAG AAAATGTTGGAGCCCTTTGGAGAAGAGGATGCGATGTTCGGCTTTAATAGTGAACTTTTCAATACTGTCAAGAAAGGAAAAACGCTGGTGGAATTTAG TTCTCCAAATATTGCAAAGAAATTTCATGCTGGACACTTGCGGTCAACTATCATAG GTAACTTCATCGCCAACCTCAAGGAGTCTCTTGGGAACCATGTTATTCGAATGAACTACCTTGGAGACTGGGGCATGCAGTTTG GTCTGCTTGGGGCTGGCTTTGAACAATTTGGAAGTCAAGAAAAATTGAATGTGAATCCCTTGCAACATCTATTTGAT GTCTATGTTCAAGCAAACAAAGAGGCAGAGCACAATAAGGAAATCCAGCTGGCCGCCAGAGAATTCTTTCAGAAGTTGGAGCAGCATGACAGCCAGGCCATGTCACTATGGCAACAATTCAGGGAAATTACAGTGAAGGAGTACCAGCAGGTTTACAAG CGGTTGGGCGTCCCCTTCGACGTCTACTCCGGGGAGTCCTTCCACCAGGAGCAGGCTCGGGAGGTGGTGCAGCTGCTCCAGACCCGCGGCCTGCTGAAGACCACAGA GAGGGGAACTAGTGTGGTTGACGTCTCCGCAGAGGGTGACATGTCCAGCTGCTCTACCGTGTTACGTAGTGACGGCACCTCGCTCTACATCACCAG aGATATTGCTGCAGCTATAGACCGCAAGGAAAAGTTCAATTTTGATGAGATGATTTATGTG ACAGACAAAAGCCAACAGAATCACTTTCTGCATTTGTTCCACATCCTACGCCTCATGGGACATCCTTGGgctgagag cTGTCGGCACGTGTCCTTCGGCCTGGTCCAGGGCATGAGcaccaggagaggagaggtggtgttTCTGGAGGACGTCCTTGACGAGGCTCGCGCCCGGATGCTCCACAACATGCAGCAGGCAACGA CCACCAAGGAAATGGCCGACCCCGGGGACACGGCGGAGAAGGTTGGGATGAGCGCCCTCATAGTTCAA GACTTTAGAGGCCCGCTGGAGGCAGACTACAGGTTTGACTGGGACCGAATTCTCCAGGCCCAGGGAGACACCGGAGTCTTCCtgcagtacacacacgcacgcctacGAAG TTTGATACGGACTAATAGCACTATGGCAGCCAAGGAAATTGATCCTTCGCTCCTATTGGAGCACAGAAGCATTGCTATCCTGCAGCATCTTCTCCg ATTTGATGAGGTGTTATACCAGTCTAATCGAGACCTGCAACCCAGACACCTTGTCACCTTCCTAACCAAGCTCAG GGAGCTGCCAGTCAAAGGAAGCCCTGACGACGTGGCTCAG GCCCGGTTAAGACTGTTCAGCGGTGCCTGCTCAGTCCTAGCCAGTGGAATGAGGATCCTGGGCATTAAGCCTGTGGAGAAAATGTGA
- the rars2 gene encoding probable arginine--tRNA ligase, mitochondrial isoform X1 → MACFFRRSIAAKLARTLHQPEDVFIPALHAAPVSKKRQSPDFRVPVSTLRMKGILPSHGDAQLQAEALANELNKDNVVEEISTGPGGMITFKVHRKLLVEKMLEPFGEEDAMFGFNSELFNTVKKGKTLVEFSSPNIAKKFHAGHLRSTIIGNFIANLKESLGNHVIRMNYLGDWGMQFGLLGAGFEQFGSQEKLNVNPLQHLFDVYVQANKEAEHNKEIQLAAREFFQKLEQHDSQAMSLWQQFREITVKEYQQVYKRLGVPFDVYSGESFHQEQAREVVQLLQTRGLLKTTERGTSVVDVSAEGDMSSCSTVLRSDGTSLYITRDIAAAIDRKEKFNFDEMIYVTDKSQQNHFLHLFHILRLMGHPWAESCRHVSFGLVQGMSTRRGEVVFLEDVLDEARARMLHNMQQATTTKEMADPGDTAEKVGMSALIVQDFRGPLEADYRFDWDRILQAQGDTGVFLQYTHARLRSLIRTNSTMAAKEIDPSLLLEHRSIAILQHLLRFDEVLYQSNRDLQPRHLVTFLTKLSHLVASALRELPVKGSPDDVAQARLRLFSGACSVLASGMRILGIKPVEKM, encoded by the exons ATGGCTTGTTTCTTTAGAAGAAGCATTGCTGCAAAG CTGGCAAGGACATTGCATCAACCAGAAGATGTCTTCATTCCAGCCCTTCATGCTGCTCCCGTTTCAAAGAAACG TCAATCTCCTGATTTCAGAGTGCCGGTCAGTACGCTCCGGATGAAAGGCATCCTACCGTCACACGGAGATGCGCAGTTGCAGGCAGAAGCGCTGGCCAATGAG TTGAATAAGGACAATGTAGTGGAAGAAATATCGACAGGACCTGGTGGGATGATCACCTTCAAAGTCCACCGTAAACTTCTGGTGGAG AAAATGTTGGAGCCCTTTGGAGAAGAGGATGCGATGTTCGGCTTTAATAGTGAACTTTTCAATACTGTCAAGAAAGGAAAAACGCTGGTGGAATTTAG TTCTCCAAATATTGCAAAGAAATTTCATGCTGGACACTTGCGGTCAACTATCATAG GTAACTTCATCGCCAACCTCAAGGAGTCTCTTGGGAACCATGTTATTCGAATGAACTACCTTGGAGACTGGGGCATGCAGTTTG GTCTGCTTGGGGCTGGCTTTGAACAATTTGGAAGTCAAGAAAAATTGAATGTGAATCCCTTGCAACATCTATTTGAT GTCTATGTTCAAGCAAACAAAGAGGCAGAGCACAATAAGGAAATCCAGCTGGCCGCCAGAGAATTCTTTCAGAAGTTGGAGCAGCATGACAGCCAGGCCATGTCACTATGGCAACAATTCAGGGAAATTACAGTGAAGGAGTACCAGCAGGTTTACAAG CGGTTGGGCGTCCCCTTCGACGTCTACTCCGGGGAGTCCTTCCACCAGGAGCAGGCTCGGGAGGTGGTGCAGCTGCTCCAGACCCGCGGCCTGCTGAAGACCACAGA GAGGGGAACTAGTGTGGTTGACGTCTCCGCAGAGGGTGACATGTCCAGCTGCTCTACCGTGTTACGTAGTGACGGCACCTCGCTCTACATCACCAG aGATATTGCTGCAGCTATAGACCGCAAGGAAAAGTTCAATTTTGATGAGATGATTTATGTG ACAGACAAAAGCCAACAGAATCACTTTCTGCATTTGTTCCACATCCTACGCCTCATGGGACATCCTTGGgctgagag cTGTCGGCACGTGTCCTTCGGCCTGGTCCAGGGCATGAGcaccaggagaggagaggtggtgttTCTGGAGGACGTCCTTGACGAGGCTCGCGCCCGGATGCTCCACAACATGCAGCAGGCAACGA CCACCAAGGAAATGGCCGACCCCGGGGACACGGCGGAGAAGGTTGGGATGAGCGCCCTCATAGTTCAA GACTTTAGAGGCCCGCTGGAGGCAGACTACAGGTTTGACTGGGACCGAATTCTCCAGGCCCAGGGAGACACCGGAGTCTTCCtgcagtacacacacgcacgcctacGAAG TTTGATACGGACTAATAGCACTATGGCAGCCAAGGAAATTGATCCTTCGCTCCTATTGGAGCACAGAAGCATTGCTATCCTGCAGCATCTTCTCCg ATTTGATGAGGTGTTATACCAGTCTAATCGAGACCTGCAACCCAGACACCTTGTCACCTTCCTAACCAAGCTCAG TCACCTGGTGGCCTCTGCCCTCAGGGAGCTGCCAGTCAAAGGAAGCCCTGACGACGTGGCTCAG GCCCGGTTAAGACTGTTCAGCGGTGCCTGCTCAGTCCTAGCCAGTGGAATGAGGATCCTGGGCATTAAGCCTGTGGAGAAAATGTGA
- the akirin2 gene encoding akirin-2, with the protein MACGATLKRTMDFDPLMSPASPKRRRCVPITAASTSSPQKYLRMEPSPFGEVVSSRLTTEQILHNIKQEYKRLQKRRHLDSLPQQADGCCPVDLQSAPSGSSGSCSTSPSRREQPLFSLRQVGMICERLLKEREEKIREEYNEILTSKLAEQYDAFVKFTHDQLMRRFGEQPASYVS; encoded by the exons ATGGCTTGTGGTGCTACTCTGAAGAGGACCATGGATTTCGATCCACTAATGAGCCCGGCATCACCCAAAAGGAGGAGATGCGTCCCGATCACAGCTGCTTCCACTTCATCGCCACAGAAGTATCTGCGTATGGAGCCTTCGCCATTTGGAGAAGTGGTTTCCTCCAGACTTACAACCG AACAAATCCTACACAACATCAAGCAGGAGTACAAGCGGCTGCAGAAGCGCCGACACCTGGACAGCCTTCCGCAGCAGGCGGACGGCTGCTGTCCCGTGGACCTCCAGAGTGCTCCGAGTGGATCGTCAG GGAGCTGCTCCACGTcccccagcaggagagagcagccGCTGTTCTCCCTCAGGCAGGTGGGCATGATCTGCGAACGGCTTCTGAAGGAGCGGGAGGAGAAGATCCGTGAGGAGTACAACGAGATCCTGACCTCCAAGCTCGCAG agCAATATGACGCCTTTGTCAAGTTCACACATGACCAGCTGATGCGACGGTTTGGAGAGCAGCCTGCTAGCT ATGTTTCCTGA